One stretch of Streptomyces agglomeratus DNA includes these proteins:
- a CDS encoding GNAT family N-acetyltransferase, which translates to MPGIFLETDRLVLRAFRGDEAGGDIERLVALDSDPEVMRFINGGRPTSRRFIVERVLPQLTHDHPCIGTRGFWAAEEKATGAFFGWFEFRPTAEDSADVVELGYRLNRAAWGHGYATEGARALICKGFTDLGVRKVTADTMYVNSRSRRVMEKAGLLFVRRWFGEWPDSIDGWEEGDVEYALERSRWQGGPGDGSGPADRVR; encoded by the coding sequence ATGCCCGGCATCTTCCTGGAGACCGACCGGCTCGTCCTCCGCGCGTTCCGCGGCGACGAGGCCGGTGGCGACATCGAACGGCTCGTCGCTCTCGACAGCGACCCCGAGGTCATGCGCTTCATCAACGGAGGCCGGCCCACCTCCCGCAGGTTCATCGTCGAGCGCGTCCTGCCGCAGCTGACGCACGACCATCCGTGCATCGGGACCCGCGGCTTCTGGGCCGCCGAGGAGAAGGCGACGGGCGCCTTCTTCGGATGGTTCGAGTTCCGGCCGACGGCCGAGGACAGCGCCGATGTCGTCGAGCTCGGGTACCGGCTCAACCGGGCCGCGTGGGGACACGGCTACGCCACCGAGGGAGCCCGCGCCCTGATCTGCAAGGGGTTCACCGACCTCGGCGTGCGGAAGGTCACCGCGGACACCATGTACGTCAACTCCCGTTCCCGGCGCGTGATGGAGAAGGCCGGGCTCCTCTTCGTACGCCGCTGGTTCGGCGAGTGGCCCGACAGCATCGACGGCTGGGAGGAGGGAGACGTCGAGTACGCCCTGGAGCGGAGCCGGTGGCAGGGCGGGCCGGGCGACGGGAGCGGCCCGGCGGACCGAGTCCGGTAA
- the ilvA gene encoding threonine ammonia-lyase yields MSFRTSDPFRNLILDDILGAQKMLSGVARSTAMEGSRHLSKLVGSPVHLKCENLQRTGSFKLRGAYVRIAGLSPEQRPAGVVAASAGNHAQGVALASTLLGVRSTVFMPLAAPLPKVAATREYGAEVRLHGQVVDETLAAAQDYADRTGAAFIHPFDHPDIVAGQGTIGLEILEQCPEVRTIVVGVGGGGLAAGIAIAVKALRPDVRIIGVQAANAACYPPSLAAGRPVSVDTAQTMADGIKVGRPGDVPFAVINQLLDGIVTVSEDELSSALLLCLERAKMVVEPAGASPVAALLSKPESFEGPVVAVLSGGNVDPLLMQRILRHGMAAAGRYLSLRLRLTDRPGALAAMLGVLSVVDANVLDVGHVRTDPRLGLTEVEVELHLETKGPEHCAEVRSVLRDAGYTVMS; encoded by the coding sequence ATGAGCTTCCGTACGTCCGACCCCTTCCGCAACCTCATCCTCGACGACATCCTCGGGGCGCAGAAGATGCTCTCCGGTGTCGCGAGGAGCACGGCGATGGAAGGCAGCCGGCATCTGTCGAAGCTGGTCGGGTCGCCGGTCCACCTCAAGTGCGAGAACCTCCAGCGCACCGGATCGTTCAAGCTGCGCGGCGCTTACGTACGGATCGCCGGGCTCTCCCCGGAGCAGCGCCCGGCAGGCGTCGTCGCCGCCAGCGCCGGCAACCACGCGCAGGGCGTCGCGCTCGCCTCCACCCTCCTCGGCGTACGCTCCACGGTCTTCATGCCGCTCGCAGCGCCCCTGCCGAAGGTCGCGGCGACGCGGGAGTACGGCGCCGAGGTGCGCCTGCACGGCCAGGTGGTCGACGAGACGCTGGCCGCCGCGCAGGACTACGCGGACCGGACGGGCGCCGCGTTCATCCACCCCTTCGACCACCCCGACATCGTCGCCGGCCAGGGCACGATCGGCCTGGAGATCCTGGAGCAGTGCCCGGAGGTACGGACGATCGTCGTGGGGGTGGGCGGCGGCGGGCTGGCCGCCGGGATCGCGATCGCGGTGAAGGCGCTGCGCCCCGACGTGCGGATCATCGGCGTACAGGCGGCGAACGCGGCGTGCTATCCGCCGTCGCTGGCGGCCGGGCGGCCGGTGTCGGTCGACACGGCGCAGACGATGGCGGACGGCATCAAGGTCGGGCGCCCCGGCGACGTGCCCTTCGCGGTGATCAACCAGCTGCTCGACGGGATCGTGACGGTCAGCGAGGACGAGCTGTCGAGCGCCCTGCTGCTCTGCCTGGAGCGGGCCAAGATGGTCGTCGAGCCGGCCGGGGCGAGCCCGGTCGCGGCGCTGCTGAGCAAGCCGGAGTCGTTCGAGGGGCCGGTGGTCGCCGTCCTGTCGGGCGGCAACGTCGACCCGCTGCTGATGCAGCGCATCCTGCGCCACGGCATGGCGGCGGCCGGCCGGTACCTGTCGCTGCGCCTGCGCCTGACGGACCGTCCGGGCGCCCTGGCCGCCATGCTGGGGGTGCTGTCGGTGGTCGACGCCAACGTGCTCGACGTGGGCCACGTACGGACCGACCCACGGCTCGGGCTCACCGAGGTCGAGGTGGAGCTGCATCTGGAGACGAAGGGCCCCGAGCACTGCGCCGAGGTCAGGTCGGTGCTGCGCGACGCGGGGTACACCGTCATGTCGTAG
- a CDS encoding cystathionine gamma-synthase, with product MSDDHSFETLAIHAGNTADPLTGAVVPPIYQVSTYKQDGVGGLRGGYEYSRSANPTRTALEENLAALEGGSVGLAFASGLAAEDCLLRTLLSPGDHVVIPNDAYGGTFRLFAKVVSRWGVTFSVADSSDPAAVRAALTPKTKVIWVETPSNPLLGISDIQALAGVARAAGVRLVVDNTFASPYLQQPLALGADVVVHSTTKYMGGHSDVVGGALIVNDTALGEELAYHQNAMGAVAGPFDAWLVLRGIKTLAVRMDRHSENATRVADMLTRHPRVTQVLYPGLPEHPGHETAAKQMKAFGGMVSFRVEGGEEAAVEVCNRAKLFTLGESLGGVESLIEHPGRMTHASVVGSALEVPGDLVRLSVGIESGDDLLADLKQMLG from the coding sequence ATGAGTGACGACCACAGCTTCGAGACCCTCGCGATCCACGCCGGAAACACCGCCGACCCCCTGACGGGCGCGGTCGTACCGCCGATCTACCAGGTGTCCACGTACAAGCAGGACGGCGTGGGCGGACTGCGCGGCGGCTACGAGTACAGCCGCAGCGCCAACCCCACCCGCACCGCCCTGGAGGAGAACCTCGCGGCGCTGGAGGGCGGCAGCGTCGGCCTGGCCTTCGCGTCGGGCCTGGCGGCGGAGGACTGCCTGCTGCGTACCCTGCTGAGCCCGGGCGACCACGTGGTCATCCCGAACGACGCCTACGGCGGCACCTTCCGGCTCTTCGCCAAGGTCGTCTCGCGGTGGGGTGTGACCTTCTCGGTCGCGGACAGCTCCGACCCGGCGGCGGTACGGGCCGCCCTGACCCCGAAGACCAAGGTGATCTGGGTCGAGACCCCCTCGAACCCGCTCCTCGGCATCAGCGACATCCAGGCACTCGCGGGCGTCGCGCGCGCGGCCGGCGTACGGCTGGTCGTCGACAACACCTTCGCGAGCCCCTACCTCCAGCAGCCGCTCGCGCTCGGCGCGGACGTCGTCGTGCACTCGACGACGAAGTACATGGGCGGCCACTCCGACGTCGTCGGCGGCGCGCTGATCGTCAATGACACGGCGCTCGGCGAGGAGCTGGCGTACCACCAGAACGCGATGGGCGCGGTCGCCGGGCCGTTCGACGCGTGGCTCGTGCTGCGCGGCATCAAGACGCTCGCGGTCCGGATGGACCGGCACAGCGAGAACGCCACGCGTGTCGCGGACATGCTGACGCGCCACCCCCGCGTCACCCAGGTCCTCTACCCGGGGCTGCCGGAGCACCCCGGTCACGAGACCGCCGCCAAGCAGATGAAGGCGTTCGGCGGGATGGTGTCGTTCCGCGTCGAGGGCGGCGAGGAGGCGGCGGTCGAGGTCTGCAACCGCGCGAAGCTCTTCACGCTGGGTGAGTCGCTGGGCGGCGTCGAGTCGCTGATCGAGCACCCGGGCCGGATGACGCACGCCTCGGTGGTGGGCTCGGCGCTGGAGGTCCCGGGCGACCTGGTGCGGCTGTCGGTCGGCATCGAGTCGGGCGACGACCTGCTGGCCGACCTGAAGCAGATGCTGGGCTGA
- the msrA gene encoding peptide-methionine (S)-S-oxide reductase MsrA, translated as MMFGRTPQLPTPEQALKGRPTPEFEVPSRHTVLGNPLVGPYPDGLEIADFGMGCFWGAERKFWQTEGVWTTLVGYQGGYTENPAYEEACSGLTGHTEAVRVVFDPSAVSYEQLLKVFWENHNPTQGFRQGNDVGTQYRSAIYTHSPAQAAAAEASREAYQKVLTYSGHGTITTEILPADTRPFWPAEPYHQQYLDKNPAGYCGIGGTGVSCPIGVAPVSSED; from the coding sequence ATGATGTTCGGCCGTACCCCCCAGCTCCCCACCCCGGAGCAGGCCCTGAAGGGCCGCCCGACCCCCGAGTTCGAGGTCCCCTCCCGGCACACGGTCCTCGGCAACCCGCTCGTGGGCCCGTACCCCGACGGCCTGGAGATCGCCGACTTCGGCATGGGCTGTTTCTGGGGCGCGGAGCGGAAGTTCTGGCAGACGGAGGGCGTCTGGACGACGCTCGTCGGCTACCAGGGCGGCTACACCGAGAACCCGGCGTACGAGGAGGCGTGCTCGGGCCTGACGGGCCACACGGAAGCGGTCCGGGTGGTCTTCGACCCGTCGGCCGTCTCGTACGAGCAACTGCTGAAGGTCTTCTGGGAGAACCACAACCCCACCCAGGGCTTCCGCCAGGGCAACGACGTGGGCACGCAGTACCGCTCGGCGATCTACACCCACTCCCCCGCCCAGGCGGCAGCGGCGGAGGCGTCCCGCGAGGCGTACCAGAAGGTCCTCACGTACTCCGGGCACGGCACGATCACCACGGAGATCCTCCCGGCGGACACCCGCCCCTTCTGGCCGGCGGAGCCGTACCACCAGCAGTACCTCGACAAGAACCCGGCGGGTTACTGCGGCATCGGCGGTACGGGCGTGAGCTGCCCGATCGGCGTCGCTCCGGTGTCGTCCGAGGACTGA
- a CDS encoding MarR family winged helix-turn-helix transcriptional regulator encodes MPTSQDMTTDPDTGLLDALQHQVAVFARRAEQTRLGGVGQVRNSMDRAAYLLLNRLDQEGPMGVKALAAGMGIDSSTVTRQVAPLVDTGLVKRTSHPEDGRAVVLQLSPRGQARLDEVRSSRRELMAQVTEGWTQEERDSFCTLLTRFNSALSARQSAAGTEAGTEQGAEGAGAGSQVPPTS; translated from the coding sequence ATGCCCACTTCCCAGGACATGACGACTGATCCGGACACCGGCCTCCTCGATGCCCTCCAGCACCAGGTGGCCGTCTTCGCCCGCCGCGCCGAGCAGACCAGGCTCGGCGGCGTGGGCCAGGTCCGCAACTCCATGGACCGCGCGGCCTATCTGCTGCTCAACCGGCTCGACCAGGAAGGCCCGATGGGCGTCAAGGCGCTGGCCGCGGGCATGGGCATCGACTCGTCGACCGTGACCAGGCAGGTCGCGCCGCTCGTCGACACGGGCCTCGTCAAGCGCACGTCGCACCCGGAGGACGGCCGCGCGGTCGTGCTCCAGCTGTCGCCGCGCGGACAGGCGCGGCTCGACGAGGTGCGCTCGTCGCGGCGCGAACTGATGGCGCAGGTGACCGAGGGCTGGACGCAGGAGGAGCGGGATTCGTTCTGCACGCTTCTCACGCGCTTCAATTCCGCGCTGTCGGCCCGCCAGAGCGCGGCCGGGACCGAGGCCGGCACGGAGCAGGGCGCCGAGGGCGCCGGGGCCGGCTCACAGGTGCCTCCGACCTCTTGA